The Streptomyces laurentii genome contains a region encoding:
- a CDS encoding thiopeptide-type bacteriocin biosynthesis domain protein (identified by MetaGeneAnnotator; putative;~sequence version:1) gives MSTAPAHPWLSCHVFHHGDTDPLIAECLLPLVDDLRRAGRVERHFYLRHWERGPHVRLRMRVPAEHHDAVRAETERRVLDYLGRRPGPVDTDPARLRDALRRLSELEHGDASDVAVRTPEPPNSLRWIDYQPELAKYGGPEGVAIAEDVFHAGSVLTGQVLRLVDNDRARMGIALQLLLLASRALGFGPDERAVFLRTYQERWSGYVTDPRVLASWDRQYQLQREQYAALLDGLDAGDPVGKGLGAYWERTLVQALERLRPLVGTGRVWPAETDPAAPPVVALAALVSQFLHTTNNRMNVRPQGECFVAYLASRAAEDQRAARSGTAPTADPAQTAHERDERHVHQ, from the coding sequence GTGAGCACCGCCCCGGCACACCCCTGGCTGTCCTGTCATGTCTTCCACCACGGCGACACCGATCCGCTGATCGCGGAGTGCCTGCTCCCCCTGGTCGACGACCTGCGCCGGGCGGGACGCGTGGAACGCCACTTCTATCTGCGGCACTGGGAACGCGGCCCGCACGTCCGGCTCCGGATGCGGGTGCCGGCGGAGCACCACGACGCGGTACGCGCGGAGACCGAGCGGCGCGTCCTCGACTACCTCGGGCGGCGCCCCGGCCCCGTCGACACCGATCCGGCACGGCTGCGGGACGCGCTGCGCCGGCTCAGCGAACTGGAGCACGGCGACGCCTCCGATGTCGCCGTGCGCACCCCGGAGCCGCCCAACTCCCTTCGCTGGATCGACTATCAGCCCGAGCTGGCCAAGTACGGCGGGCCCGAAGGCGTGGCGATCGCGGAGGACGTCTTCCACGCCGGCTCGGTGCTGACCGGCCAGGTCCTCCGGCTGGTCGACAACGACCGCGCCCGGATGGGCATCGCGCTCCAGCTGCTGCTGCTCGCCTCGCGCGCGCTGGGCTTCGGTCCCGACGAACGCGCCGTCTTCCTCCGTACCTACCAGGAACGCTGGTCCGGATACGTCACGGACCCCCGCGTCCTCGCCTCCTGGGACCGGCAGTACCAGCTGCAGCGGGAGCAGTACGCGGCCCTGCTCGACGGCCTCGACGCCGGCGACCCCGTCGGGAAGGGGCTCGGCGCGTACTGGGAACGGACCCTCGTCCAGGCCCTGGAGCGGCTGCGCCCGCTCGTCGGGACGGGCCGGGTGTGGCCGGCGGAGACCGACCCCGCGGCACCGCCGGTGGTCGCGCTCGCGGCCCTCGTCAGCCAGTTCCTGCACACCACCAACAACCGGATGAACGTCCGCCCGCAAGGCGAGTGCTTCGTCGCCTACCTGGCCTCGCGCGCGGCCGAGGACCAGCGCGCCGCCCGGTCCGGCACCGCCCCGACGGCCGACCCCGCCCAGACGGCACACGAGAGGGATGAGCGTCATGTCCACCAGTGA
- a CDS encoding tsrE protein (identified by MetaGeneAnnotator; putative;~sequence version:1), which translates to MSVMSTSEQKDLTVSVPWSVQEDLLLDVAAPLLDESVELGETDSWFYLRENHGGRPFLRLRFASRSPSVERRLKSRILAHVGPTIDAGDVFTYQPYNHEHDWLGGTAGLGLAENFWTETTPLALDTLRATRGNRALRLAVAFDFLVCTGVMLAPHLPPSIAKFGYKAGYLSYLATFEGYMLLIRDPEGTRAKHAQRYEKNRELLRPRLRTLVEQMSEPDGELTDVPELAREWLVRLRDYVPALQKGFDEGRFYLYATPRKAETAKLTPSPDGLYRRPDVEWLSDLPEPPVAGIHRAIADNTYYQGMIREDRRFLASRLAQAYTNWHLYRLGFLLADRYTLFYLIARAFEEEYDLDAAALIRSVRPEAEVAG; encoded by the coding sequence ATGAGCGTCATGTCCACCAGTGAACAGAAGGATCTCACCGTCAGCGTCCCGTGGTCGGTGCAGGAGGACCTCCTTCTCGACGTGGCCGCGCCCCTGCTCGACGAGTCGGTGGAACTCGGGGAGACGGACTCGTGGTTCTACCTCCGCGAGAACCACGGCGGGCGGCCGTTCCTGCGGCTGCGCTTCGCGAGCCGCAGCCCGTCGGTCGAACGCCGCCTGAAATCACGGATCCTGGCGCACGTCGGGCCGACGATCGACGCCGGCGACGTCTTCACGTACCAGCCGTACAACCACGAACACGACTGGCTGGGCGGCACCGCCGGGCTCGGGCTCGCCGAGAACTTCTGGACCGAGACCACCCCGCTGGCGCTGGACACCCTGCGCGCCACCCGCGGCAACCGGGCCCTGCGGCTCGCCGTGGCCTTCGACTTCCTCGTGTGCACCGGCGTCATGCTCGCGCCCCATCTGCCGCCGTCCATCGCCAAGTTCGGCTACAAGGCCGGCTATCTCTCCTACCTGGCCACGTTCGAGGGCTACATGCTGCTGATCCGGGACCCCGAGGGCACCCGGGCCAAGCACGCCCAACGGTACGAGAAGAACCGGGAGTTGCTGCGGCCACGCCTTCGCACGCTCGTCGAGCAGATGAGCGAGCCGGACGGCGAGCTGACCGACGTGCCCGAGCTGGCCCGCGAGTGGCTGGTCCGGCTGCGCGACTACGTCCCCGCCCTCCAGAAGGGCTTCGACGAGGGCCGCTTCTACCTCTACGCCACGCCGCGCAAGGCCGAGACGGCCAAGCTCACGCCGTCGCCCGACGGCCTCTACCGCAGGCCCGACGTGGAGTGGCTGTCCGACCTGCCGGAGCCCCCGGTGGCCGGCATCCACCGGGCGATCGCCGACAACACGTACTACCAGGGCATGATCCGCGAGGACCGCCGCTTCCTGGCCTCGCGGCTGGCGCAGGCGTACACCAACTGGCATCTGTACCGGCTGGGCTTCCTGCTCGCCGACCGGTACACGCTCTTCTACCTGATCGCCCGCGCCTTCGAGGAGGAGTACGACCTCGACGCGGCGGCGCTGATCCGGTCGGTACGGCCGGAAGCAGAGGTCGCCGGATGA
- a CDS encoding tsrH protein (identified by MetaGeneAnnotator; putative;~sequence version:1), which translates to MSAPPTTAPHAPEGVDDTAAELRRLLDDVARVVDTPAAITAAAPLHAGLPAEGDGRPVVLVNLGWDADLSGLPAAGTTVLPVYGLRGRVVVGPVTRPGLPGCPHCLGLRVRATDRPEGVPRGEPAVPRRLSARPDAWLPPGTARLVAAVVRAELARLAAGEPPLGTEAAYTVGPARLAGDWHPALPHTLCDTPHCRGARRPLPPPLPDLATPLPATGVGSARRFPAARFAERLEREYLDGWSGVTRSAAVGDRAVLPSTQVRVPTVWGFDEIAIGRAEDYAGARPAAILEGLERYAGWHCGGRDPVRFASYAELASADAAEPSGGPGGPDRPAASDAVVDPRSLLLHPEEAYGQPGFEYTPYAPEIPTGWAEAYSALTGRRTLVPFHVAYYGATRRPETGPRFVYENSNGCALGSGTEEALLAALLEVSERDAFLCAWLSGTPLPEIDLGRLTGEAARAVRTVRHRTGRELRAFRALGAFDVPVALLVSTAEDPDLPATLVTAGSGLTVERALLGAVHEMAASAPVNTVEFQRRRAELEAALDDPGLVRRMEDHALVGALPEARPWFSFLLDGTPPGVPGPAAPDGLTPSGDVAADLAAMLAAARRDGQDVVVVDHTTSELDRLGLRCVKAIVPGTVPMTFGHRHRRLPPPATLRAFRARHTDGPVEFSPEEVRHEPHPFP; encoded by the coding sequence ATGAGCGCGCCGCCGACGACGGCACCCCACGCGCCCGAGGGCGTCGACGACACGGCGGCCGAGCTGCGCCGTCTGCTCGACGACGTCGCCCGGGTCGTCGACACCCCGGCCGCGATCACCGCCGCCGCCCCTCTCCACGCCGGCCTCCCCGCCGAGGGGGACGGCCGCCCGGTCGTCCTGGTGAACCTCGGCTGGGACGCCGACCTGTCCGGCCTGCCCGCCGCGGGCACCACCGTGCTGCCCGTGTACGGGCTCCGCGGCCGCGTCGTCGTCGGCCCGGTGACCCGACCCGGACTGCCCGGCTGCCCCCACTGTCTGGGGCTGCGCGTGCGCGCCACGGACCGCCCCGAGGGCGTCCCCCGGGGCGAGCCGGCCGTCCCCCGCCGGCTGTCCGCGCGGCCCGACGCGTGGCTGCCGCCGGGGACCGCGCGCCTGGTGGCGGCCGTCGTCCGCGCCGAACTGGCCCGGCTCGCCGCCGGTGAGCCGCCGCTCGGCACCGAGGCCGCCTACACGGTCGGGCCCGCCCGGCTGGCCGGCGACTGGCATCCGGCGCTGCCGCACACCCTGTGCGACACGCCGCACTGCCGGGGCGCCCGCCGCCCGCTGCCGCCCCCGCTCCCCGACCTGGCCACGCCGCTGCCCGCGACCGGTGTGGGCTCGGCCCGCCGCTTCCCGGCCGCCCGGTTCGCCGAACGGCTGGAGCGGGAGTACCTCGACGGCTGGTCGGGCGTCACCCGCTCCGCCGCCGTCGGCGACCGGGCCGTCCTGCCGTCGACGCAGGTGCGGGTGCCCACGGTCTGGGGGTTCGACGAGATCGCGATCGGCCGCGCCGAGGACTACGCGGGCGCGCGCCCGGCGGCGATCCTGGAGGGGCTGGAACGGTACGCCGGCTGGCACTGCGGCGGCCGCGACCCCGTCCGCTTCGCCTCCTACGCCGAACTCGCCTCCGCCGACGCCGCTGAGCCCTCCGGCGGACCCGGCGGGCCGGACCGACCCGCCGCCTCCGACGCCGTCGTCGATCCCCGCTCCCTGCTCCTGCACCCCGAAGAGGCGTATGGACAACCGGGGTTCGAGTACACGCCGTACGCCCCGGAGATCCCGACCGGATGGGCGGAGGCGTACTCCGCGCTCACGGGCCGGCGGACCCTCGTGCCGTTCCACGTCGCGTACTACGGCGCGACCCGCCGCCCCGAGACCGGCCCGCGCTTCGTCTACGAGAACTCCAACGGCTGCGCCCTCGGCTCCGGCACCGAAGAGGCGCTCCTGGCCGCCCTGTTGGAGGTGTCCGAGCGCGACGCCTTCCTGTGCGCGTGGCTCTCCGGGACGCCGCTGCCGGAGATCGACCTCGGCCGGCTGACCGGCGAGGCGGCGCGGGCGGTACGAACGGTGCGCCACCGCACCGGCCGCGAGCTGCGGGCCTTCCGGGCGCTGGGCGCCTTCGACGTCCCCGTGGCCCTCCTCGTGTCGACAGCGGAGGATCCGGACCTGCCGGCGACCCTGGTCACCGCCGGCTCGGGCCTCACGGTGGAACGGGCGCTGCTCGGCGCCGTCCACGAGATGGCCGCCTCCGCACCCGTGAACACGGTCGAATTCCAGCGCCGCCGGGCCGAGTTGGAGGCGGCACTGGACGATCCCGGGCTGGTCCGCCGGATGGAGGACCACGCGCTGGTGGGCGCCCTGCCCGAGGCGCGCCCGTGGTTCTCCTTCCTCCTCGACGGCACCCCGCCGGGCGTGCCCGGCCCGGCCGCCCCGGACGGCCTCACGCCGTCCGGCGACGTCGCCGCCGATCTCGCCGCGATGCTCGCGGCCGCGCGGCGCGACGGGCAGGACGTCGTCGTCGTGGACCACACCACCAGCGAGCTGGACCGCCTGGGCCTGCGCTGTGTGAAGGCGATCGTGCCCGGCACGGTGCCGATGACCTTCGGCCACCGGCACCGCCGGCTGCCGCCGCCCGCGACGCTCCGCGCGTTCCGGGCCCGGCACACCGACGGCCCCGTCGAGTTCTCCCCCGAGGAAGTACGGCATGAGCCACACCCGTTCCCCTGA
- a CDS encoding tsrF protein (identified by MetaGeneAnnotator; putative;~sequence version:1), producing MTAPGTAEATAPVEAAAPAEAAGTGPFDAAGVDGFVRRLRGDFDEVHPDQWQIDWRSIPSPFRWYVDLPRRDLPALSRAAAAGGPAAAAAFAAAGPLGRLGMLLQGAYGLTGVRWYPEGIAKSSPAEPTPVHRNPHYQLRRAVPSGGVTYPAECYVVTAGTAGTEGTEEEDGLDAGVYHYDAVRHALAVLSAGRPPAELTPPEGGVRIVVTQPLWKNYFKYGDFSYRLGAMDTGAVVGQFALAARSWELRCRVTFGVDERRIADLLGLDPEHEAVPAVLDVSLGDPVGPAASAAETAPPVGRPRWLGESVPPGPATGTRRMHAACLAAGRPGRPVDLPPVVLPDLAGQADVELPRPAGRPVSVADTWSRSALGEQFRGTPLPAEVLADWLTTVLAPLDCDVTGEQAGRADTDTGERAGRPGTGTVTGEAAPTHARCLLIARSVPGVPPGAYLPHPDGRRLTRLAAGDFGPEVQRSMFADYMNVGQAPLTAVMIGAADPHRGPAGPIGYRTQHLLAGVLAQRLAACAARDGRSAHPVLGFVSGVLDDAFGLRARGLTSLLLVPVGGYRRGLYLENSLSPLATRAGDGSGI from the coding sequence ATGACGGCCCCGGGGACCGCCGAGGCCACCGCTCCGGTCGAGGCCGCCGCCCCCGCCGAGGCCGCCGGAACCGGGCCCTTCGACGCCGCCGGAGTGGACGGCTTCGTCCGCCGGCTCCGGGGCGACTTCGACGAAGTCCACCCGGACCAGTGGCAGATCGACTGGCGCAGCATCCCCAGCCCCTTCCGCTGGTACGTCGACCTGCCCCGGCGCGATCTGCCCGCGCTGTCGCGCGCGGCCGCGGCCGGCGGGCCCGCCGCGGCGGCCGCGTTCGCCGCGGCCGGGCCGCTCGGCCGGCTCGGCATGCTGCTCCAGGGCGCCTACGGACTGACCGGCGTGCGGTGGTACCCCGAGGGCATCGCCAAGAGCAGCCCCGCCGAGCCCACCCCCGTCCACCGCAACCCGCACTACCAGCTGCGCCGCGCAGTGCCCTCGGGAGGCGTGACGTACCCCGCCGAGTGCTACGTCGTCACGGCGGGCACGGCGGGCACGGAGGGCACGGAGGAAGAGGACGGTCTCGACGCCGGGGTGTACCACTACGACGCGGTACGCCACGCACTGGCCGTGCTGTCCGCCGGCCGGCCGCCTGCGGAGCTGACGCCGCCGGAGGGCGGTGTCCGGATCGTCGTCACCCAGCCGCTGTGGAAGAACTACTTCAAGTACGGCGACTTCTCCTACCGGCTCGGCGCCATGGACACCGGTGCCGTCGTCGGCCAGTTCGCGCTCGCCGCCCGGTCCTGGGAACTGCGCTGCCGGGTGACGTTCGGGGTGGACGAGCGGCGGATCGCGGACCTGCTCGGGCTCGATCCGGAACACGAGGCCGTCCCGGCCGTGCTGGACGTCTCCCTGGGAGACCCGGTGGGACCGGCGGCATCCGCGGCCGAGACCGCGCCCCCGGTCGGGCGGCCCCGCTGGCTGGGCGAGTCCGTCCCGCCCGGCCCCGCCACCGGCACCCGCCGGATGCACGCCGCGTGCCTGGCCGCCGGCCGCCCCGGCCGGCCCGTCGACCTCCCGCCGGTCGTCCTGCCCGACCTGGCCGGGCAGGCGGACGTGGAGCTGCCCCGGCCGGCCGGGCGGCCGGTGTCGGTCGCGGACACCTGGTCCCGGTCGGCGCTCGGCGAGCAGTTCCGGGGCACGCCGCTGCCCGCCGAGGTCCTGGCGGACTGGCTGACCACGGTGCTGGCCCCGCTGGACTGCGACGTCACCGGAGAGCAAGCCGGCCGCGCCGACACCGACACCGGAGAGCGGGCCGGCCGCCCCGGCACCGGGACCGTCACCGGCGAGGCCGCCCCGACGCACGCCCGCTGCCTGCTGATCGCGCGGTCCGTGCCCGGCGTGCCTCCGGGCGCCTATCTGCCACACCCGGACGGGCGCCGGCTCACCCGGCTCGCCGCCGGGGACTTCGGGCCCGAGGTCCAGCGCAGCATGTTCGCCGACTACATGAACGTCGGGCAGGCGCCGCTGACCGCCGTCATGATCGGCGCCGCCGATCCGCATCGCGGTCCGGCCGGCCCGATCGGCTACCGCACCCAGCATCTCCTCGCGGGCGTCCTCGCCCAGCGTCTCGCCGCGTGCGCGGCGCGCGACGGCAGATCGGCGCACCCGGTGCTCGGCTTCGTCAGCGGCGTCCTCGACGACGCGTTCGGGCTGCGGGCCCGGGGCCTGACGTCCCTGCTCCTCGTCCCCGTGGGCGGTTACCGCCGGGGCCTCTATCTCGAGAACAGTCTGAGTCCGCTCGCCACGCGGGCGGGCGACGGGAGTGGAATATGA
- a CDS encoding hypothetical protein (identified by MetaGeneAnnotator; putative;~sequence version:1), with amino-acid sequence MTAPTDTTTGTSEAAGTSEAAGTSDATGTSDATGTSDATGTVLRLRADAYYVPVPNGVWIRTTDGSFTLNGKAVATWVERLAPLLDEGVVPARLLGALRPEQAGFVEQLLTLLEKRGVVRREAAADGFGPDLARLFPQQAAFLGHFASRPAEAFDRVRRHRVAVAGPAGRADVLVTTLMEAGFGDFALLDAEPSTELRDLAADFERRGAPVRLSGPDGDPHDRTLIGVFDPGTDGEADARRFLDRAGALGGGAWAGLVSGQAMLLKGQVPGSGRACVRCAWRRLAHKAVALPHSDTLGHVPVSMAATVLAQELFQYVAGADDSVLGEGVVVDLTRLSVWRTDVDPDPDCPACSAARPSGVPAPAHRRTSAYPDAVFGARCFGPLFSCTPEELPQFPLTALRVRVNPPGRTAPTGALDGPVVVARSMVDARAEAALTAVEATLPAADEAAVAGVGRDHAEALARALLRWADRTPEDARAEGGREPVRTEGTGTAPALAELAALADTDVAVGVTHLPSGLWRARADDGTGAVVRTGFDPDQAAERALTALLARRQLGPRPDGAPVVAAWPGPVPSRERVGEVASALGLTWREAVLPPLVAADLTAIVLTGESTG; translated from the coding sequence ATGACAGCGCCGACCGACACGACGACCGGGACGAGCGAGGCGGCCGGGACCAGCGAGGCGGCCGGAACGAGCGACGCGACCGGGACGAGCGACGCGACCGGGACGAGCGACGCGACCGGCACCGTTCTGCGGCTGCGCGCCGACGCCTACTACGTACCCGTGCCGAACGGGGTGTGGATCCGGACGACGGACGGCTCGTTCACCCTCAACGGCAAGGCGGTCGCGACCTGGGTCGAGCGGCTCGCGCCCCTCCTGGACGAGGGGGTGGTACCCGCCCGGCTCCTCGGGGCGCTCCGGCCCGAGCAGGCCGGGTTCGTGGAACAGCTCCTGACCCTGCTGGAGAAGCGGGGAGTGGTACGCCGGGAGGCCGCCGCCGACGGATTCGGCCCGGACCTGGCCCGGCTCTTCCCCCAACAGGCCGCGTTCCTCGGCCACTTCGCCTCGCGGCCCGCCGAGGCGTTCGACCGCGTACGGCGGCACCGGGTGGCGGTCGCGGGACCCGCAGGACGCGCGGACGTCCTCGTCACGACGCTCATGGAGGCCGGGTTCGGCGACTTCGCCCTCCTGGACGCCGAGCCGAGCACCGAACTCCGGGACCTGGCCGCCGACTTCGAGCGGCGCGGCGCACCCGTACGCCTGTCCGGGCCGGACGGTGATCCCCACGACCGCACGCTCATCGGGGTGTTCGACCCCGGGACGGACGGCGAGGCCGACGCCCGGCGGTTCCTCGACCGGGCCGGCGCGCTCGGCGGCGGCGCCTGGGCGGGCCTGGTCAGCGGCCAGGCGATGCTCCTCAAGGGACAGGTGCCGGGCTCCGGCCGGGCCTGCGTACGGTGTGCCTGGCGGCGGCTGGCCCACAAGGCCGTCGCGCTGCCGCACTCCGACACGCTGGGCCATGTACCGGTGTCGATGGCGGCGACCGTGCTCGCCCAGGAGCTGTTCCAGTACGTCGCCGGGGCCGACGACTCCGTACTCGGCGAGGGCGTCGTGGTGGACCTGACCCGGCTCAGCGTCTGGCGTACGGACGTCGACCCGGACCCGGACTGCCCGGCCTGCTCCGCGGCCCGCCCGTCCGGCGTACCGGCGCCGGCGCACCGCCGGACGTCCGCGTACCCCGACGCCGTCTTCGGCGCCCGCTGCTTCGGCCCGCTGTTCTCGTGCACCCCCGAGGAACTGCCCCAGTTCCCGCTCACCGCGCTGCGGGTGCGGGTCAACCCGCCGGGGCGCACCGCGCCGACGGGGGCGCTCGACGGCCCGGTCGTCGTGGCGCGGTCCATGGTCGACGCGCGCGCCGAGGCGGCCCTGACCGCCGTCGAGGCGACGCTCCCCGCGGCGGACGAGGCAGCCGTCGCGGGCGTGGGCCGGGACCACGCCGAGGCGCTGGCGCGCGCCCTGCTCCGGTGGGCCGACCGGACGCCGGAGGACGCCCGCGCGGAAGGCGGCAGGGAACCCGTCCGCACCGAGGGGACGGGCACGGCGCCCGCCCTCGCGGAGCTGGCCGCCCTCGCCGACACGGACGTCGCCGTCGGCGTCACGCACCTGCCGAGCGGCTTGTGGCGGGCCCGGGCCGACGACGGCACGGGTGCCGTCGTCCGGACCGGGTTCGACCCCGACCAGGCGGCGGAGCGCGCGCTGACCGCCCTGCTGGCCCGCCGGCAGCTGGGACCGCGGCCCGATGGAGCACCGGTCGTGGCGGCGTGGCCGGGCCCGGTCCCGTCCCGGGAGCGGGTCGGCGAGGTCGCGTCCGCGCTCGGCCTGACCTGGCGCGAGGCCGTCCTGCCGCCGCTGGTCGCCGCCGATCTGACCGCGATCGTCCTGACCGGGGAGTCCACCGGATGA